Proteins encoded together in one Penaeus vannamei isolate JL-2024 chromosome 9, ASM4276789v1, whole genome shotgun sequence window:
- the LOC138862497 gene encoding hepatitis A virus cellular receptor 1-like, whose product MRLAPSSNNPTGSPTPGSPLTMTPNTETTTHSSMPTTPYSGNTLLFQQCLQKHVGRVTFRTRSDRSRLTNASSVPNLVITDQTALHKHAHVLTAAAPIMYFIEAVPLTNVPTASPISTYFPTSTTSTSTFDLPQSNSFATLNPDNPVSTTAPTPSPLPPRTTCKTMEDIQSYMLETQNSTTYALSTLEVIADIYNPFPHQQTYPSSTFQHYSR is encoded by the exons atgaggcttgctcCTTCATCAAATAACCCCACCGGCTCCccaaccccaggctctcctttgaccatgactccgaacactgaaactactacccactcctcaatgcctacta ctccttactcaggcaacactctgctctttcaacaatgtctccaaaaacatgtaggcagagtAACTTTCCGTACCCGaagcgatcgctcccgtctt ACCAATGCCTCctctgtgcccaacctggtcataacagatcaaactgccctgcacaaacacgcacatgtgctaactgcagcGGCccctataatgtattttatagaggctgtcccacttacaa atgttcctacagcCTCCCCTATatctacttacttccccacttccaccacttccacttctacattcgacctcccccagtcaaattcttttgccactctaaatccagacaacccagtctcaactacagccccaacaccatcccctcttcctccccgcacTACCTGCA aaactatggaagacattcaaagctatatgcttgagacacaaaattccacaacttATGCTCTCTCCACACTTGAAGTTATTGCTGATAtctataaccctttccctcatcaacaaacttacccatcttcaactttccaacattactctagatag
- the LOC113822721 gene encoding pinin, with amino-acid sequence MAPGVTGTSLVDAIETEIERAKQDLKGVDENLRKLTGRDFNDPNQRGEQRRVRLSSGGRDEEPPAKRRPPGGVFARLGGVVQDQQHVDHRGKPRDFRGEHRPTPDLRGDLRAEIHGDMRGRRVQEVAEEDEKMPKPSLPSSVARPQADMKSRTEAAAELTKDRASRDRNRRMFGALLGTLKRFKNDEAKQKDKEEQRAAIERKLEEKGRVEKEELRRERLELINQRQERKAQIKRLTVKMARVKEHEQWEAHQMKLTRFIRTKSTPSIFWIPRTHTAKTTSLVRASHDNIMRELEEDRLRMKEELEEILGSRAEDDQGEMGRDGAEGGEEEEEETYVHRGVRSAVARQGEGGVSTSLDNCPDLLDYEAEEGELVYGEADLSGKDDDDTERMVVQVDGRGEGARKVEIVASQSEEGTSGLERESKGNDSEKENEGKPRDGSRERERDRYNREKDKNREGDRDRKNKERGKEKDRIREKDRDREMERDRGKDRIVGRDKERERERDKSKEKSRDTVEREKNRDTGKNREVQTLYNKETELEATVVHVKIEKDDDDEAGPKASEAAFKKVKEEKPDKAPTSTADKPDVDVASVPTEIPPLPPASTLPLPPATAAPPSPPPAGPEPSEEEQQECQTEDPERMEESSSHKNDDEPAALSHSPTSGKDPPPTESKNTQDKNDKEGETEVGKKSSSKSKHNRDEKAKAQKAQKKLDKRKKKKAGEEKKKKKKGDDSGSSDNSSSEDSSSDSSSDSSDSGSSDSESSSSSSGSSSGSSSDSESDSSSTTSSGTDSESDQERRKRKVRRRGRESRSGDSSSDSEGEGGEKKSRKMTKKKDSTEHGKAVNVKIKEEPPSDEEKSKRDAKEKSKDKDTKGKEKEGSKAKEGDKERERDAGRRREREKERERERDKDKKNIRSKSKERKRERSRSRERRRDRSRSRDKERKGDRKDRR; translated from the exons ATGGCGCCGGGCGTGACGGGAACCTCGCTCGTCGACGCCATAGAAACGGAAATAGAGAGGGCGAAGCAGGACTTAAAAGGCGTCGATGAGAACTTGAGAAAGCTAACAGGAAGGGATTTTAATGACCCGAA CCAGCGTGGAGAGCAGCGGAGAGTACGTCTATCCTCTGGTGGGAGAGATGAAGAGCCCCCAGCCAAGCGAAGACCCCCAGGGGGGGTCTTTGCCAG GCTGGGAGGTGTGGTGCAAGATCAGCAGCATGTTGACCACAGAGGGAAGCCCCGAGATTTTCGCGGGGAGCACCGTCCCACTCCAGACTTGAGGGGAGACTTGCGGGCGGAGATCCATGGGGATATGCGAGGCAGACGAGTGCAGGAGGTGgctgaggaggatgagaagatgcCTAAG CCATCTCTGCCTTCGTCTGTGGCTCGCCCCCAGGCAGACATGAAGTCCCGTACAGAAGCTGCAGCTGAGCTTACCAAGGATAGAGCTTCTCGGGACAG GAACCGCCGCATGTTTGGTGCTCTACTTGGTACTCTCAAGCGATTCAAGAATGATGAAGCAAAGCAGAAGGATAAG GAAGAACAGCGCGCTGCCATTGAGAGGAAGCTGGAAGAAAAAGGTCGTGTGGAAAAGGAGGAGTTGCGCCGAGAGCGACTAGAACTGATCAACCAGAGGCAAGAGAGGAAAGCACAGATCAAACGTCTCACTGTTAAGATGGCCCGTGTGAAAGAG CATGAGCAGTGGGAGGCACACCAGATGAAATTAACCAGATTCATAAGAACCAAGTCCACGCCCTCCATCTTTTGGATCCCTCGAACCCACACTGCCAAGACCACTAGCCTCGTGCGAGCCTCACACGATAACATCATGA GGGAACTCGAAGAGGACCGTCTCCGGATGAAGGAAGAGCTGGAGGAGATACTAGGGTCACGTGCAGAGGATGATCAGGGCGAGATGGGCAGGGATGgcgcagaggggggggaggaggaggaggaggagacctaCGTGCACAGGGGGGTCCGCTCAGCCGTCgccaggcagggggaggggggtgtcagtACCTCTCTTGATAACTGTCCTG ATTTGTTAGATTACGAGGCTGAGGAGGGAGAGCTAGTATATGGTGAGGCAGACCTGTcaggtaaggatgatgatgacactgagcGTATGGTAGTCCAGGTCGACGGCAGGGGAGAAGGTGCTCGAAAGGTAGAAATTGTAGCTAGCCAGTCAGAGGAAGGAACAtcaggtttagagagagagagtaaaggcaatgatagtgagaaggagaatgaagggaaaccAAGGgatgggagcagggagagggaaagggataggtacaatagggagaaagataagaatagggaaggagacagggataggaagaacaaggaaaggggtaaagagaaagatagaattagagagaaggatagagatagggagatggaaagagatagagggaaagacaggattgttgggagggataaagagagagagagggagagggacaagtcaaaggagaagagcagagatacagtagagagggaaaagaataggGACACAGGCAAGAACAGAGAAGTGCAGACCCTCTACAATAAAGAGACAGAGCTGGAGGCCACGGTTGTGCATGTCAAAATTgagaaagacgatgatgatgaagcagGGCCCAAAGCATCCGAGGCTGCATTCAAGAAAGTCAAGGAGGAGAAACCTGACAAGGCACCCACAAGCACAGCTGACAAGCCTGATGTGGATGTGGCTTCCGTCCCCACCGAAATCCCCCCTTTACCTCCTGCATCCACATTGCCACTGCCTCCAGCCACTGctgctccaccttcccctccccctgcggGTCCTGAACCCAGTGAGGAGGAGCAACAGGAATGCCAAACAGAAGATcctgagagaatggaggagagcaGCAgccacaaaaatgatgatgaaccaGCTGCCTTGTCCCACAGTCCAACCAGTGGGAAAGATCCACCTCCCACAGAGAGCAAAAACACACAGGATAAGAATGacaaggaaggggaaacagaggtaGGTAAAAAATCTTCATCCAAGTCCAAACACAACAGGGATGAAAAGGCAAAAGCACAGAAAGCACAGAAGAAGcttgataaaaggaagaagaagaaagcaggtgaagaaaagaaaaagaagaagaagggtgatgACTCGGGCTCATCAGACAATAGCAGTAGTGAAGACagcagtagtgatagtagcaGCGATAGTAGTGATAGTGGTAGCTCAGATTCAGAGAGCTCGTCATCCAGCTCCGGGTCATCCTCTGGGTCTTCATCTGACTCGGAAAGTGACTCCAGCTCCACCACCAGCTCAGGCACCGACTCTGAGTCAGatcaggagagaaggaagagaaaggtgaggCGGAGAGGACGAGAATCAAGAAGTGGGGATAGCAGTAGTGatagtgaaggagaagggggagagaagaagagcaggaaaatgacaaagaagaaggacTCCACAGAACATGGGAAGGCAGTGAATGTTAAAATAAAGGAGGAGCCACCAAGTGAtgaggaaaagagtaagagagatgcaaaagagaaaagtaaagataaagacacaaaagggaaggaaaaggagggctcGAAAGctaaggaaggggataaggaaagggagagggatgctggtagacgaagggaaagggaaaaagagagggagagggagagagacaaggacaaaAAGAATATTAGGAgcaaaagcaaggagaggaaaagggagaggagcaggagtagaGAACGTAGAAGAGACAGGAGTAGGagcagggataaagagaggaaaggtgaCAGGAAAGATAGGCGATAA